GACattaatattctaaaaaaaCTTGTCTATGTGGTCACATTGGCATATACCAAAATGTTATACGGGACCGAGCAGAAAATATTAGTGCATAAAAGTATGATTTTGGTACAATAACAAACTGATTTCATAAGTGTGATTTAACTTACTTCTTTACATATTTCAAGTGTGTTACGGTTACGGCCCTTAAGAGTGGAAAGTTTCTTAATATTAGATAATTTTTTGGCTTTATAGGTATTTGTTTTGTTGCTCATATTCTCACAATGTTGCCCCAAAAGGAAAATACATTGCTTTTGTCTCGACTGAAGCAGAAACTGATAACCCCCAGAGTGAACTCAAACCTGGTACTGATCTTCTAGGAGGTGTGGATGAGATTTTCTTTGAGACTTATGATCGATTTGAACCAGTCAACAAGCCTTCTCTAGACAATTGCTTCATAACAACAGTAAGTTTTTACATAAATTTACTTAAAAATCACTTGTTGATTAATTGGCATTTCCTATATATGTACAGAGTTATGATGCAACCACTCACTTTGAGTCCACCGTCGATGATGTGCAGAATATGTATACCTTGATTACAGGAAAGGTAAGAATTGAGTCTCCTAACCTATATGTTACTTGGACTCTGAGATCTGAGAGTTCCATCACTGTCTTGTCTCTATACTTCTTTTTTTAGGGAGGACTTGAATCGCCACTTCAATTAATCTGATTGATTGGAAGACAAATTAGATGGACTTTATTGTCTAAAAAATACCACTATTTGCTCTTTTTTCAGGTTCTTGATCTTAATGTTGACTTAAGTGCTGCAAGTGCTGCTGAAGAATGAGAATGTTGGTTGTTCTATGCTTTTATCCTACTAATGTCTTATGGATACAAGAATTTGCCTTGTAAAATCCGAGAAATGACATCTGCTTCAATGTTTCATTTGTTGTTCATTGTGATATTTGTTATTCATGTTTGGGTGAAATCATGCGTTTAGCTCATGCATGCATGCTTCAAACTCGAAATAGCTCGATTTTAAACTCATGATATATAAGGAGTACTAAAGTCTAAATAAAGCAATCCTTGTTTATCCTTAATAACTTATTTAAATGTATCAACATGACACCACAATATAGCAAGTCAATATACTCTACATTAAATTGGTTGTGGACTCAATGTTTTATGATATTCTCATTTCAATTTTACATAatcataaatttttaaattgaaaaatattatttacACGGTATCCATTTTTAAATTTCAGTTGCACGATATTCCCATTTCAATACTCtagattaattatttaatttttataaatcaGAATAAACTGAAAAATACTACTTCCATTTACAAAatataatctaatttttttagttttgtttcaactttcaaaattaaattttatctaTTATAGTAAATTCCACATTCTAACAGAGTGACTCACATTtgccacaataagagtcatattttgtcatttttgtctgtaacacaataagagtcacatttttcttttatcataaatgataaataggcctcacattccaccaacttatttcactcacattttattataaaactaatgtatATATAAGTGGGGAACatagtccactaacttatttaaccaatttttctttacatttcttaaaactcgtgccaccACACCA
This genomic stretch from Salvia splendens isolate huo1 unplaced genomic scaffold, SspV2 ctg128, whole genome shotgun sequence harbors:
- the LOC121789072 gene encoding guanosine nucleotide diphosphate dissociation inhibitor 2-like; translation: MCGVTSEGETAKSKKVVCDPSYLPNKVKKVGKVARAIAIMSHPIPSTNDSNSAQVILPQKQLGRKSDMYLFCCSYSHNVAPKGKYIAFVSTEAETDNPQSELKPGTDLLGGVDEIFFETYDRFEPVNKPSLDNCFITTSYDATTHFESTVDDVQNMYTLITGKVLDLNVDLSAASAAEE